Sequence from the Clostridium botulinum genome:
ATAAATACATTAGGTGTAAGTGCAGAAACTGCTAGTAGAAATGTAACTAGTCAAACTAAAATATTAAAAGATTTAGAAATGCAAAGATTATCAGTTTCTGGAGTTTCTTTAGATGAAGAAATGACTAATTTAATACAATTTCAACATGCATACAGTGCAAATGCTAAAGTAATTTCAACAGTAGATGAGCTTTTAGATGTTGTTATAAATGGATTAAAGAGATAGTATATTACAATTTAATTTATAGTAGATAAATAGGAGGCGAAAATTATGAGAATAACTACAAGTATGTTGTCTTCAAATTATAAAAGTAACATGACAACTAATTTAAATCATATACAAAAACTACAAAATCAATTATCATCAGGCAAAGAGATAAGTAGACCGTCGGACAATCCATATAAAGTTTCAAGAACTATGCAAATGTATACTGAAATTGGTGCTAATAAGCAGTATAATGAAAATATTAAAGATATCTCAAATTGGTTAGATACAACTGATACTTCATTAAATCAAATGGAAAATGTGTTCGCAAGAGTAAGAGAACTTTTGGTTACAGCTGGTAATGGTGCATATGGCCCTGATGAAAAAAAAGCCATACAAGATGAAATTAAAGAAAGAGTTAATGAGATGGGTCAAATATTAAATACTAACTTTGATGGAGTATATATATTTGGAGGAACGAAGAGCACATCTAAACCTATAATGGTAAATTCAAACGGTGAATTATGCTATGCAGATAAGGATGGAAATGCTGTAAGTAAAACTGCAACAGGAGTTAAGATAGATTTAACAAATCCAATTACTGATGGTGGTACAAAAAGTATAAAGGGTATGGAGAAGGATGGCAATAATGTAAAAATGACAATTACAGATACGAATACTACACCTCCTTCTGAAACACCAATAACAATTGATTTAAGCACCATAGGATCTGGAACCCCACCTGAAACAGCAGAATCTTTATTTAAAGTAGCACTAAATGGTCAAGGTTTTGCTGATAGTGATATAGGAAGATTGGCAGGTATGGTTCCATCTTTTGATTCATTAGATCAAATTGGTTCTGAATTAAATGTTGAAGTTTCTCAAGGTGTTTTAATAAATTATAACAAAAATGCAGTAGATTTATTAGAAGGTAACGGAACTAATATAATGAGTACATTAAACAAAATTATAACTAATCTTGGAACGGGTGGAGACCAATCTGTAATAACTGGAGAGTGTATTGGAGAAGTGGATGATATAATTAAAAACTTACTTCAACATAGAGCGGAAGTTGGAGCTATGCAAAATAGAATGGAATCTGCTCAAGATAAAAATGAATCTGAAAATTTAGATATGACAGATATTTTATCAAAAACTGAAGATATAGATTTCACAGAAAAAATGATACAATATTCAATAATGCAAACAGTATATATGGCAGCGCTTCAAACTAGTGCAAAAATACTTCCAGCAACTATATTAGACTATTTATAAAATAGGAGGAATAAACTATGATATTTGTTTCAAAAGTACACGGAAATATAGAATATGAAGAAAAAGATAAAATTACTTTTAAAAAAGGAATTTTAGGTTTTGAAAATTTAAAAGAATATGCTTTAGTTGACTTAAAAGAATGTGAACCTTTTAAACTACTTCAATCTTTAGAAGATGATGAAGCTGGTCTTATTGTAGTTTGTCCTTTTGAGTTTTTTAAAGAGTATGAAATTAAGCTGAGTGATGAAGATACTACGAGATTAGATGTAAAAAATCAAAGTGATGTAGTTTTATTAACTACTGTGACATTAGATTCAGATCCTAAAAAAATAACTACTAATTTGAAAGCACCAATAATCATAAATATTTCTAATAATTTAGGGGAACAAATAATACTAGATAAATCAGATTATAAAATAAAACATCTTTTAATAGAGGAGTGATAATATGTTAATTATTACAAGAAAAAAAGATGAATCATTAATGATTGGTGATAATATTGAAATCACAGTTTTAAAGCTAGAAGATGGAAGTGTTAAACTTGGAATAAATGCTCCTAGAGAAACAACTATATTAAGAAAAGAATTATATGAAGCAGTTAAGCAAGAGAATAAAAAAGCCATGAATATAGATATGAATTTATTAAAAGGACTAAAAAAATAATTTTTCGAATTTTGTTTTGGGGCATTGTTCACACATGTATAATGAAAGTAAATGGAAAACTTAAATTTTGAAATACTTGTAAGTGCACAAAGTCTAATTATAATATAACTTTATATTTTTAGACATGAATACATATTTAAAACAAACTCTTAAAAATTATAAATAAATTAATGGGGGGAGTAAAAAATGAATATTAATCATTTAGGACAAGTTAATATGATTAATAATGATATTGAAAGTACTACATCAGAATTTAAAAATATGAATAATAATATTCAGATAAAACAAGTAGAAAAATCAGATTCTTTAGATAATGATTATAGTAAAGAGGAATTAGATAAATCACTTAAAAAATTAAATAAATTTTTAGAAGATGATAAGGCACATGCAGAATATTCTGTACATGAAGATTTAGGATCTATAATGATAAAAATAGTAGATGATAAAACAAAAGAAGTGATACTAGAAGTTCCTCCAAAAAAAATATTAGATATGGTTGCAAGTATGTGCAAACAATTTGGATTATTAGATAAGAAAGCTTAATTTTTTAGGGGGAGATTTTAGTGGAGTTTAGACTTAATAAAGTTGACACTGATCTTAGAGATAGATTACAAGAAGAAATTAAGACAGAAAAAATTCATGGAAATAATCATACAAGTATAAAGAAAGATTTAAAAGAAGACGAAGATAAAGAAAAGAATAATGGCAAAACAGAATATGAAAATAATAAGTATTCAAAGAAATATATTACAATTGATGGAACAAAGTGTAATGCAAAAAACTTATATGTTAATGTCGAAAAAGTAGAAAAATTAAATGAAATAAACTCTAAAGGTAGATTTTTAGATATAGAGAAGTAGGAGGAAATACAATGTATTCTAATGGATATACTGCTTATAAAACAAATAGTGTTAATTATGCATCAAAAGATCAATTATTATTGATGTTGGTTGATGGAGCAGTTAAGTTTGCTAAAATAGCTAGACAAGCTATAGCTAATAAAGATATAAAAAAGGCGCATGAAAATATAATTAAAGCTGAAGATATATTTACTGAGCTTAGAGCATCAATTGATACAAGTGTTGGGGAATGGGCACAAAATATGTTTAATGTCTATGGATTTATAAATGAAAAATTATTTGAGGCAAATATTAAAAAAAGTGTAGAAGTTATGAATGAAGTTATACCACTTATTGAGGAAGTAAGAGATATATGGCATGAAGCAGAAAAAAGAGCAAAAAGAGCATAATAAAAAGGAGTGAAGTAAAATGAGAATTACAGGAATGGCAACTGGCCTTGATATGGATGAAATAATCAAAAA
This genomic interval carries:
- the flgL gene encoding flagellar hook-associated protein FlgL encodes the protein MRITTSMLSSNYKSNMTTNLNHIQKLQNQLSSGKEISRPSDNPYKVSRTMQMYTEIGANKQYNENIKDISNWLDTTDTSLNQMENVFARVRELLVTAGNGAYGPDEKKAIQDEIKERVNEMGQILNTNFDGVYIFGGTKSTSKPIMVNSNGELCYADKDGNAVSKTATGVKIDLTNPITDGGTKSIKGMEKDGNNVKMTITDTNTTPPSETPITIDLSTIGSGTPPETAESLFKVALNGQGFADSDIGRLAGMVPSFDSLDQIGSELNVEVSQGVLINYNKNAVDLLEGNGTNIMSTLNKIITNLGTGGDQSVITGECIGEVDDIIKNLLQHRAEVGAMQNRMESAQDKNESENLDMTDILSKTEDIDFTEKMIQYSIMQTVYMAALQTSAKILPATILDYL
- the fliW gene encoding flagellar assembly protein FliW, whose amino-acid sequence is MIFVSKVHGNIEYEEKDKITFKKGILGFENLKEYALVDLKECEPFKLLQSLEDDEAGLIVVCPFEFFKEYEIKLSDEDTTRLDVKNQSDVVLLTTVTLDSDPKKITTNLKAPIIINISNNLGEQIILDKSDYKIKHLLIEE
- the csrA gene encoding carbon storage regulator CsrA; this translates as MLIITRKKDESLMIGDNIEITVLKLEDGSVKLGINAPRETTILRKELYEAVKQENKKAMNIDMNLLKGLKK
- a CDS encoding flagellar protein FlaG, producing the protein MNINHLGQVNMINNDIESTTSEFKNMNNNIQIKQVEKSDSLDNDYSKEELDKSLKKLNKFLEDDKAHAEYSVHEDLGSIMIKIVDDKTKEVILEVPPKKILDMVASMCKQFGLLDKKA
- the fliS gene encoding flagellar export chaperone FliS — translated: MYSNGYTAYKTNSVNYASKDQLLLMLVDGAVKFAKIARQAIANKDIKKAHENIIKAEDIFTELRASIDTSVGEWAQNMFNVYGFINEKLFEANIKKSVEVMNEVIPLIEEVRDIWHEAEKRAKRA